One Camelina sativa cultivar DH55 chromosome 3, Cs, whole genome shotgun sequence genomic window carries:
- the LOC104777303 gene encoding transcription initiation factor TFIID subunit 1-like isoform X1: protein MLSNAGMGANLCTYYQKSSPEDQRGNLLGNQSDTLGNVMILEPGDKSPFLGEIHPGCSQSSIETNMYKAPVFPQRLQSTDYLLVRSPKGKLSLRRIDKIVAVGQQEPRMEVMSPGSKNLQTYLVNRMLVYVYREFSKRGERHSIAADELSFLFSNLTDAIIKRNMKTCAALKRDKNGQQYWSKKELPDPSENELKKLVAPEHVCSYESMLAGLYRLKHLGITRFTLPASISNALAQLPDEAIALAAASHIERELQITPWNLSSNFVACTNQDRANIERLEITGVGDPSGRGLGFSYVRAAPKAPAAAGHMKKKAAAGRGAPTVTGTDADLRRLSMEAAREVLLKFNVPDEIIFKQTRWHRIAMIRKLSSEQAASGVKVDPTTIGKYARGQRMSFLQMQQQAREKCQEIWDRQLLSLSAFDGDENESENEANSDLDSFAGDLENLLDAEEGGDGEESNMSKNDKLDGVKGLKMRRRPSQVETDEEIEDEATEYAELCRLLMQDEDQKKKKKKMKGVGEGMGSFPPPRPNIGFQISEPLRKPNAIEKKPIAIQPDASFFVNENTVKDIRNVDSPIIKTPKSKQVKENINSLGQLRKVKILNENLKVFKEKKSARENFVCGACGQHGHMRTNKHCPRYRENTDSQPEGLNMEKSAGKPSTSELSGQPKLKPIKNSKAATKSTKKTSDEVPKGDNLTVKTGGLPMKFRYGIPTGELSDKPVSEAPGSSEQAVVSDIDTGTKSTSKISKLKISSKAKPKESKVESDRPPHPLMPTFSRERGESEPHKPSVSGQPLSSTERNQVASSRHTISIPRPSLSMDTDQAESRRPHLVIRPPTEREQPQKKLVIKRSKEINDHDMSSLEESPRFESRKTKRMAELAGFQKQQSFRLAENSLERRPKEDRVWWEEEEISTGRHMEVTTRRDYDDMTVSEEPNEIAEIRRYEEVLRSEREEEERQKAKKKKKKKKLQPELIEGYVEDYPPRRNDRRLPERGRNVRSRYVSDFERDGAEYAPQPKRRKKGEVGLANILERIVDTLRLKEEVSRLFLKPVSKKEAPDYLAVVERPMDLSTIRDKVRKIEYRNRDQFRHDVWQITYNAHLYNDRRNPGIPPLADQLLEICDYLLDDYEVQLSEAEKGIVDPND from the exons ATGCTCAGTAATGCAGGAATGGGTGCAAATTTGTGCACATATTATCAGAAGTCATCGCCAGAGGATCAACGAGGCAACTTGCTGGGCAATCAAAGTGACACTTTAGGAAATGTGATGATTCTAGAACCTGGGGACAAGTCTCCTTTCCTTGGGGAGATACACCCTGGTTGCAGTCAGTCATCAATTGAAACAAACATGtataaagcacctgttttcccGCAGAGATTGCAATCAACAGATTACTTGTTGGTCCGGTCTCCTAAAGGAAAGCTCTCTCTAAGGCGTATTGACAAGATAGTTGCTGTTGGACAACAG gaACCTCGCATGGAAGTAATGTCTCCTGGATCAAAGAATCTACAGACTTATTTGGTGAACAGAATGTTGGTTTATGTGTACCGAGAATTTTCGAAGCGTGGTGAGCGTCACTCAATTGCTGCAGATGAGCTgtctttcttattttctaacTTGACCGATGCAATCATCAAGAGGAACATGAAAACTTGTGCTGCTTTGAAG AGGGATAAAAATGGCCAGCAATATTGGTCAAAAAAAGAATTGCCAGATCCATCTGAGAATGAGCTGAAAAAGCTGGTGGCACCAGAGCAT GTGTGTTCCTATGAGAGTATGCTAGCTGGCCTGTACCGGCTCAAACATTTAGGGATCACCCGGTTTACATTACCTGCCAGCATATCTAATGCATTGGCTCAACTCCCAGACGAAGCTATTGCTCTTGCTGCTGCATCACATATTGAGAGGGAGTTGCAGATTACTCCATGGAATCTAAGCAGTAATTTTGTTGCTTGTACGAATCAG GACAGAGCAAATATAGAGCGTTTGGAAATTACTGGGGTTGGTGATCCCTCTGGACGGGGTCTAGGATTCAGCTATGTCAGAGCTGCACCAAAAGCACCAGCTGCAGCCGGGCATATGAAGAAAAAGGCAGCAGCCGGTCGTGGAGCCCCAACTGTCACTGGTACAGATGCTGATCTTCGCAGATTAAGCATGGAAGCAGCTCGAGAG GTACTTCTTAAGTTTAATGTCCCTGATGAGATCATTTTCAAGCAAACTCGATGGCACCGTATAGCTATGATACGGAAACTATCAAGTGAGCAGGCTGCATCCGGTGTTAAGGTTGACCCTACAACCATAGGCAAGTATGCTCGTGGCCAGAGAATGTCTTTTCTGCAGATGCAACAGCAGGCCCGAGAAAAGTGTCAGGAGATTTGGGATAGGCAGCTTTTGTCCCTTTCAGCTTTTGATGGTGATGAGAATGAAAGTGAAAACGAGGCGAACAGTGACTTAGACTCCTTTGCGGGAG ATCTGGAAAATCTACTTGATGCTGAGGAAGGTGGGGACGGGGAAGAATCTAATATGTCTAAGAATGACAAGTTGGACGGAGTTAAGGGTCTCAAGATGAGACGGCGGCCATCTCAAGTTGAGACagatgaagaaattgaagatgaAGCTACTGAATATGCAGAATTATGCCGATTGCTGATGCAAG ATgaggatcagaagaagaaaaagaagaagatgaaaggtgTGGGAGAGGGAATGGGATCCTTTCCTCCTCCACGACCCAATATAGGTTTTCAGATTAGTGAACCGTTACGAAAGCCCAATGCCATTGAGAAGAAACCTATTGCCATCCAACCTGATGCATCTTTCTTTGTAAATGAGAACACCGTCAAAGACATCAGAAAT GTTGATAGCCCAATTATAAAGACCCCCAAAAGTAAACAGGTGAAAGAGAACATCAATTCTTTGGGCCAGCTGAGGAAGGTCAAAATACTGAACGAAAACCTAAAG GTATTCAAGGAAAAGAAATCAGCGAGAGAGAACTTTGTTTGTGGAGCCTGTGGTCAG CATGGGCACATGAGAACCAATAAACACTGCCCAAGATACAGAGAAAATACAGATTCACAACCTGAAGGCTTAAATATGGAGAAGTCTGCGGGAAAGCCAAGTACTTCAGAACTATCAGGTCAGCCCAAGCTAAAACCTATTAAGAACAGCAAGGCTGCGACAAAAAGTACAAAGAAAACTTCTGATGAAGTTCCAAAGGGAGATAATTTAACTGTCAAAACTGGGGGTCTTCCTATGAAGTTTAGATATGGTATCCCCACTGGAGAGCTGTCAGATAAACCTGTTTCTGAAGCTCCCGGAAGTTCTGAGCAAGCAGTGGTGTCTGACATAGACACCGGGACTAAGTCTACATCTAAGATCAGCAAACTGAAGATTTCAAGTAAGGCAAAACCTAAAGAATCAAAGGTTGAATCTGATAGACCTCCGCATCCATTGATGCCTACATTTAgtagagagagaggggagagcGAACCACACAAGCCATCTGTTTCTGGACAACCTTTGTCTAGTACAGAGAGAAATCAGGTAGCCTCAAGCAGGCACACTATTTCTATTCCGCGGCCATCATTAAGCATGGACACGGATCAAGCTGAATCACGTAGGCCTCATCTCGTGATACGACCGCCAACAGAAAGAGAACAGCCTCAGAAGAAACTTGTTATAAAACGTTCGAAGGAGATAAATGATCATGACATGAGTAGTCTTGAGGAGAGTCCACGGTTTGAATCccgtaaaacaaaaagaatggcAGAACTGGCAGGTTTTCAGAAGCAGCAGAGCTTCAGATTGGCAGAGAACTCCCTAGAGCGGAGACCAAAAGAGGATAGAGTATGGTGGGAGGAAGAGGAGATAAGTACGGGAAGACATATGGAAGTAACGACGAGAAGAGATTATGATGATATGACTGTATCAGAAGAACCCAATGAGATAGCTGAGATCAGAAGATACGAAGAGGTATTAAGGAGTGAGAGGGAGGAAGAGGAACGACAAAAagccaagaagaaaaaaaagaaaaagaagctgcAACCCGAATTAATAGAAGGGTATGTAGAAGATTATCCTCCTCGGAGAAACGATAGAAGATTGCCAGAAAGAGGGCGGAACGTCAGAAGCCGCTACGTCTCCGACTTTGAAAGAGATGGTGCAGAGTATGCACCTCAACCAAAACGACGCAAAAAAGGAGAG GTTGGCCTAGCAAACATCTTGGAACGCATAGTGGACACACTAAGACTTAAAGAGGAAGTGTCACGCCTCTTCTTAAAACCGGTTTCCAAGAAGGAGGCTCCGGACTATCTTGCTGTTGTGGAACGCCCGATGGATCTCTCGACAATCCGGGATAAGGTACGGAAAATAGAGTACAGAAACCGAGACCAGTTTAGACACGACGTCTGGCAGATCACATACAATGCCCACCTTTACAACGACAGACGTAACCCAGGCATACCGCCTTTGGCAGATCAGTTACTGGAGATTTGTGATTACTTGTTGGATGATTATGAAGTTCAGTTATCAGAAGCAGAGAAAGGTATAGTAGATCCTAATGACTGA
- the LOC104777303 gene encoding transcription initiation factor TFIID subunit 1-like isoform X2 has translation MLSNAGMGANLCTYYQKSSPEDQRGNLLGNQSDTLGNVMILEPGDKSPFLGEIHPGCSQSSIETNMYKAPVFPQRLQSTDYLLVRSPKGKLSLRRIDKIVAVGQQEPRMEVMSPGSKNLQTYLVNRMLVYVYREFSKRGERHSIAADELSFLFSNLTDAIIKRNMKTCAALKRDKNGQQYWSKKELPDPSENELKKLVAPEHVCSYESMLAGLYRLKHLGITRFTLPASISNALAQLPDEAIALAAASHIERELQITPWNLSSNFVACTNQDRANIERLEITGVGDPSGRGLGFSYVRAAPKAPAAAGHMKKKAAAGRGAPTVTGTDADLRRLSMEAAREVLLKFNVPDEIIFKQTRWHRIAMIRKLSSEQAASGVKVDPTTIGKYARGQRMSFLQMQQQAREKCQEIWDRQLLSLSAFDGDENESENEANSDLDSFAGDLENLLDAEEGGDGEESNMSKNDKLDGVKGLKMRRRPSQVETDEEIEDEATEYAELCRLLMQDEDQKKKKKKMKGVGEGMGSFPPPRPNIGFQISEPLRKPNAIEKKPIAIQPDASFFVNENTVKDIRNVDSPIIKTPKSKQVKENINSLGQLRKVKILNENLKVFKEKKSARENFVCGACGQHGHMRTNKHCPRYRENTDSQPEGLNMEKSAGKPSTSELSGQPKLKPIKNSKAATKSTKKTSDEVPKGDNLTVKTGGLPMKFRYGIPTGELSDKPVSEAPGSSEQAVVSDIDTGTKSTSKISKLKISSKAKPKESKVESDRPPHPLMPTFSRERGESEPHKPSVSGQPLSSTERNQVASSRHTISIPRPSLSMDTDQAESRRPHLVIRPPTEREQPQKKLVIKRSKEINDHDMSSLEESPRFESRKTKRMAELAGFQKQQSFRLAENSLERRPKEDRVWWEEEEISTGRHMEVTTRRDYDDMTVSEEPNEIAEIRRYEEVLRSEREEEERQKAKKKKKKKKLQPELIEGYVEDYPPRRNDRRLPERGRNVRSRYVSDFERDGAEYAPQPKRRKKGEVGLANILERIVDTLRLKEEVSRLFLKPVSKKEAPDYLAVVERPMDLSTIRDKVRKIEYRNRDQFRHDVWQITYNAHLYNDRRNPGIPPLADQLLEICDYLLDDYEVQLSEAEKGIVDPND, from the exons ATGCTCAGTAATGCAGGAATGGGTGCAAATTTGTGCACATATTATCAGAAGTCATCGCCAGAGGATCAACGAGGCAACTTGCTGGGCAATCAAAGTGACACTTTAGGAAATGTGATGATTCTAGAACCTGGGGACAAGTCTCCTTTCCTTGGGGAGATACACCCTGGTTGCAGTCAGTCATCAATTGAAACAAACATGtataaagcacctgttttcccGCAGAGATTGCAATCAACAGATTACTTGTTGGTCCGGTCTCCTAAAGGAAAGCTCTCTCTAAGGCGTATTGACAAGATAGTTGCTGTTGGACAACAG gaACCTCGCATGGAAGTAATGTCTCCTGGATCAAAGAATCTACAGACTTATTTGGTGAACAGAATGTTGGTTTATGTGTACCGAGAATTTTCGAAGCGTGGTGAGCGTCACTCAATTGCTGCAGATGAGCTgtctttcttattttctaacTTGACCGATGCAATCATCAAGAGGAACATGAAAACTTGTGCTGCTTTGAAG AGGGATAAAAATGGCCAGCAATATTGGTCAAAAAAAGAATTGCCAGATCCATCTGAGAATGAGCTGAAAAAGCTGGTGGCACCAGAGCAT GTGTGTTCCTATGAGAGTATGCTAGCTGGCCTGTACCGGCTCAAACATTTAGGGATCACCCGGTTTACATTACCTGCCAGCATATCTAATGCATTGGCTCAACTCCCAGACGAAGCTATTGCTCTTGCTGCTGCATCACATATTGAGAGGGAGTTGCAGATTACTCCATGGAATCTAAGCAGTAATTTTGTTGCTTGTACGAATCAG GACAGAGCAAATATAGAGCGTTTGGAAATTACTGGGGTTGGTGATCCCTCTGGACGGGGTCTAGGATTCAGCTATGTCAGAGCTGCACCAAAAGCACCAGCTGCAGCCGGGCATATGAAGAAAAAGGCAGCAGCCGGTCGTGGAGCCCCAACTGTCACTGGTACAGATGCTGATCTTCGCAGATTAAGCATGGAAGCAGCTCGAGAG GTACTTCTTAAGTTTAATGTCCCTGATGAGATCATTTTCAAGCAAACTCGATGGCACCGTATAGCTATGATACGGAAACTATCAAGTGAGCAGGCTGCATCCGGTGTTAAGGTTGACCCTACAACCATAGGCAAGTATGCTCGTGGCCAGAGAATGTCTTTTCTGCAGATGCAACAGCAGGCCCGAGAAAAGTGTCAGGAGATTTGGGATAGGCAGCTTTTGTCCCTTTCAGCTTTTGATGGTGATGAGAATGAAAGTGAAAACGAGGCGAACAGTGACTTAGACTCCTTTGCGGGAGATCTGGAAAATCTACTTGATGCTGAGGAAGGTGGGGACGGGGAAGAATCTAATATGTCTAAGAATGACAAGTTGGACGGAGTTAAGGGTCTCAAGATGAGACGGCGGCCATCTCAAGTTGAGACagatgaagaaattgaagatgaAGCTACTGAATATGCAGAATTATGCCGATTGCTGATGCAAG ATgaggatcagaagaagaaaaagaagaagatgaaaggtgTGGGAGAGGGAATGGGATCCTTTCCTCCTCCACGACCCAATATAGGTTTTCAGATTAGTGAACCGTTACGAAAGCCCAATGCCATTGAGAAGAAACCTATTGCCATCCAACCTGATGCATCTTTCTTTGTAAATGAGAACACCGTCAAAGACATCAGAAAT GTTGATAGCCCAATTATAAAGACCCCCAAAAGTAAACAGGTGAAAGAGAACATCAATTCTTTGGGCCAGCTGAGGAAGGTCAAAATACTGAACGAAAACCTAAAG GTATTCAAGGAAAAGAAATCAGCGAGAGAGAACTTTGTTTGTGGAGCCTGTGGTCAG CATGGGCACATGAGAACCAATAAACACTGCCCAAGATACAGAGAAAATACAGATTCACAACCTGAAGGCTTAAATATGGAGAAGTCTGCGGGAAAGCCAAGTACTTCAGAACTATCAGGTCAGCCCAAGCTAAAACCTATTAAGAACAGCAAGGCTGCGACAAAAAGTACAAAGAAAACTTCTGATGAAGTTCCAAAGGGAGATAATTTAACTGTCAAAACTGGGGGTCTTCCTATGAAGTTTAGATATGGTATCCCCACTGGAGAGCTGTCAGATAAACCTGTTTCTGAAGCTCCCGGAAGTTCTGAGCAAGCAGTGGTGTCTGACATAGACACCGGGACTAAGTCTACATCTAAGATCAGCAAACTGAAGATTTCAAGTAAGGCAAAACCTAAAGAATCAAAGGTTGAATCTGATAGACCTCCGCATCCATTGATGCCTACATTTAgtagagagagaggggagagcGAACCACACAAGCCATCTGTTTCTGGACAACCTTTGTCTAGTACAGAGAGAAATCAGGTAGCCTCAAGCAGGCACACTATTTCTATTCCGCGGCCATCATTAAGCATGGACACGGATCAAGCTGAATCACGTAGGCCTCATCTCGTGATACGACCGCCAACAGAAAGAGAACAGCCTCAGAAGAAACTTGTTATAAAACGTTCGAAGGAGATAAATGATCATGACATGAGTAGTCTTGAGGAGAGTCCACGGTTTGAATCccgtaaaacaaaaagaatggcAGAACTGGCAGGTTTTCAGAAGCAGCAGAGCTTCAGATTGGCAGAGAACTCCCTAGAGCGGAGACCAAAAGAGGATAGAGTATGGTGGGAGGAAGAGGAGATAAGTACGGGAAGACATATGGAAGTAACGACGAGAAGAGATTATGATGATATGACTGTATCAGAAGAACCCAATGAGATAGCTGAGATCAGAAGATACGAAGAGGTATTAAGGAGTGAGAGGGAGGAAGAGGAACGACAAAAagccaagaagaaaaaaaagaaaaagaagctgcAACCCGAATTAATAGAAGGGTATGTAGAAGATTATCCTCCTCGGAGAAACGATAGAAGATTGCCAGAAAGAGGGCGGAACGTCAGAAGCCGCTACGTCTCCGACTTTGAAAGAGATGGTGCAGAGTATGCACCTCAACCAAAACGACGCAAAAAAGGAGAG GTTGGCCTAGCAAACATCTTGGAACGCATAGTGGACACACTAAGACTTAAAGAGGAAGTGTCACGCCTCTTCTTAAAACCGGTTTCCAAGAAGGAGGCTCCGGACTATCTTGCTGTTGTGGAACGCCCGATGGATCTCTCGACAATCCGGGATAAGGTACGGAAAATAGAGTACAGAAACCGAGACCAGTTTAGACACGACGTCTGGCAGATCACATACAATGCCCACCTTTACAACGACAGACGTAACCCAGGCATACCGCCTTTGGCAGATCAGTTACTGGAGATTTGTGATTACTTGTTGGATGATTATGAAGTTCAGTTATCAGAAGCAGAGAAAGGTATAGTAGATCCTAATGACTGA
- the LOC104777303 gene encoding transcription initiation factor TFIID subunit 1-like isoform X3 — MYKMQRDKNGQQYWSKKELPDPSENELKKLVAPEHVCSYESMLAGLYRLKHLGITRFTLPASISNALAQLPDEAIALAAASHIERELQITPWNLSSNFVACTNQDRANIERLEITGVGDPSGRGLGFSYVRAAPKAPAAAGHMKKKAAAGRGAPTVTGTDADLRRLSMEAAREVLLKFNVPDEIIFKQTRWHRIAMIRKLSSEQAASGVKVDPTTIGKYARGQRMSFLQMQQQAREKCQEIWDRQLLSLSAFDGDENESENEANSDLDSFAGDLENLLDAEEGGDGEESNMSKNDKLDGVKGLKMRRRPSQVETDEEIEDEATEYAELCRLLMQDEDQKKKKKKMKGVGEGMGSFPPPRPNIGFQISEPLRKPNAIEKKPIAIQPDASFFVNENTVKDIRNVDSPIIKTPKSKQVKENINSLGQLRKVKILNENLKVFKEKKSARENFVCGACGQHGHMRTNKHCPRYRENTDSQPEGLNMEKSAGKPSTSELSGQPKLKPIKNSKAATKSTKKTSDEVPKGDNLTVKTGGLPMKFRYGIPTGELSDKPVSEAPGSSEQAVVSDIDTGTKSTSKISKLKISSKAKPKESKVESDRPPHPLMPTFSRERGESEPHKPSVSGQPLSSTERNQVASSRHTISIPRPSLSMDTDQAESRRPHLVIRPPTEREQPQKKLVIKRSKEINDHDMSSLEESPRFESRKTKRMAELAGFQKQQSFRLAENSLERRPKEDRVWWEEEEISTGRHMEVTTRRDYDDMTVSEEPNEIAEIRRYEEVLRSEREEEERQKAKKKKKKKKLQPELIEGYVEDYPPRRNDRRLPERGRNVRSRYVSDFERDGAEYAPQPKRRKKGEVGLANILERIVDTLRLKEEVSRLFLKPVSKKEAPDYLAVVERPMDLSTIRDKVRKIEYRNRDQFRHDVWQITYNAHLYNDRRNPGIPPLADQLLEICDYLLDDYEVQLSEAEKGIVDPND, encoded by the exons ATGTACAAAATGCAGAGGGATAAAAATGGCCAGCAATATTGGTCAAAAAAAGAATTGCCAGATCCATCTGAGAATGAGCTGAAAAAGCTGGTGGCACCAGAGCAT GTGTGTTCCTATGAGAGTATGCTAGCTGGCCTGTACCGGCTCAAACATTTAGGGATCACCCGGTTTACATTACCTGCCAGCATATCAAATGCATTGGCTCAGCTCCCAGACGAAGCTATTGCTCTTGCTGCTGCATCACATATTGAGAGGGAGTTGCAGATCACTCCATGGAATCTAAGCAGTAATTTTGTTGCTTGTACGAATCAG GACAGAGCAAATATAGAGCGTTTGGAAATTACTGGGGTTGGTGATCCCTCTGGACGGGGTCTAGGATTCAGCTATGTCAGAGCTGCACCAAAAGCACCAGCTGCAGCCGGGCATATGAAGAAAAAGGCAGCAGCCGGTCGTGGAGCCCCAACTGTCACTGGTACAGATGCTGATCTTCGCAGATTAAGCATGGAAGCAGCTCGAGAG GTACTTCTTAAGTTTAATGTCCCTGATGAGATCATTTTCAAGCAAACTCGATGGCACCGTATAGCTATGATACGGAAACTATCAAGTGAGCAGGCTGCATCCGGTGTTAAGGTTGACCCTACAACCATAGGCAAGTATGCTCGTGGCCAGAGAATGTCTTTTCTGCAGATGCAACAGCAGGCCCGAGAAAAGTGTCAGGAGATTTGGGATAGGCAGCTTTTGTCCCTTTCAGCTTTTGATGGTGATGAGAATGAAAGTGAAAACGAGGCGAACAGTGACTTAGACTCCTTTGCGGGAG ATCTGGAAAATCTACTTGATGCTGAGGAAGGTGGGGACGGGGAAGAATCTAATATGTCTAAGAATGACAAGTTGGACGGAGTTAAGGGTCTCAAGATGAGACGGCGGCCATCTCAAGTTGAGACagatgaagaaattgaagatgaAGCTACTGAATATGCAGAATTATGCCGATTGCTGATGCAAG ATgaggatcagaagaagaaaaagaagaagatgaaaggtgTGGGAGAGGGAATGGGATCCTTTCCTCCTCCACGACCCAATATAGGTTTTCAGATTAGTGAACCGTTACGAAAGCCCAATGCCATTGAGAAGAAACCTATTGCCATCCAACCTGATGCATCTTTCTTTGTAAATGAGAACACCGTCAAAGACATCAGAAAT GTTGATAGCCCAATTATAAAGACCCCCAAAAGTAAACAGGTGAAAGAGAACATCAATTCTTTGGGCCAGCTGAGGAAGGTCAAAATACTGAACGAAAACCTAAAG GTATTCAAGGAAAAGAAATCAGCGAGAGAGAACTTTGTTTGTGGAGCCTGTGGTCAG CATGGGCACATGAGAACCAATAAACACTGCCCAAGATACAGAGAAAATACAGATTCACAACCTGAAGGCTTAAATATGGAGAAGTCTGCGGGAAAGCCAAGTACTTCAGAACTATCAGGTCAGCCCAAGCTAAAACCTATTAAGAACAGCAAGGCTGCGACAAAAAGTACAAAGAAAACTTCTGATGAAGTTCCAAAGGGAGATAATTTAACTGTCAAAACTGGGGGTCTTCCTATGAAGTTTAGATATGGTATCCCCACTGGAGAGCTGTCAGATAAACCTGTTTCTGAAGCTCCCGGAAGTTCTGAGCAAGCAGTGGTGTCTGACATAGACACCGGGACTAAGTCTACATCTAAGATCAGCAAACTGAAGATTTCAAGTAAGGCAAAACCTAAAGAATCAAAGGTTGAATCTGATAGACCTCCGCATCCATTGATGCCTACATTTAgtagagagagaggggagagcGAACCACACAAGCCATCTGTTTCTGGACAACCTTTGTCTAGTACAGAGAGAAATCAGGTAGCCTCAAGCAGGCACACTATTTCTATTCCGCGGCCATCATTAAGCATGGACACGGATCAAGCTGAATCACGTAGGCCTCATCTCGTGATACGACCGCCAACAGAAAGAGAACAGCCTCAGAAGAAACTTGTTATAAAACGTTCGAAGGAGATAAATGATCATGACATGAGTAGTCTTGAGGAGAGTCCACGGTTTGAATCccgtaaaacaaaaagaatggcAGAACTGGCAGGTTTTCAGAAGCAGCAGAGCTTCAGATTGGCAGAGAACTCCCTAGAGCGGAGACCAAAAGAGGATAGAGTATGGTGGGAGGAAGAGGAGATAAGTACGGGAAGACATATGGAAGTAACGACGAGAAGAGATTATGATGATATGACTGTATCAGAAGAACCCAATGAGATAGCTGAGATCAGAAGATACGAAGAGGTATTAAGGAGTGAGAGGGAGGAAGAGGAACGACAAAAagccaagaagaaaaaaaagaaaaagaagctgcAACCCGAATTAATAGAAGGGTATGTAGAAGATTATCCTCCTCGGAGAAACGATAGAAGATTGCCAGAAAGAGGGCGGAACGTCAGAAGCCGCTACGTCTCCGACTTTGAAAGAGATGGTGCAGAGTATGCACCTCAACCAAAACGACGCAAAAAAGGAGAG GTTGGCCTAGCAAACATCTTGGAACGCATAGTGGACACACTAAGACTTAAAGAGGAAGTGTCACGCCTCTTCTTAAAACCGGTTTCCAAGAAGGAGGCTCCGGACTATCTTGCTGTTGTGGAACGCCCGATGGATCTCTCGACAATCCGGGATAAGGTACGGAAAATAGAGTACAGAAACCGAGACCAGTTTAGACACGACGTCTGGCAGATCACATACAATGCCCACCTTTACAACGACAGACGTAACCCAGGCATACCGCCTTTGGCAGATCAGTTACTGGAGATTTGTGATTACTTGTTGGATGATTATGAAGTTCAGTTATCAGAAGCAGAGAAAGGTATAGTAGATCCTAATGACTGA
- the LOC104777304 gene encoding probable BOI-related E3 ubiquitin-protein ligase 2 yields the protein MAVQAQQHHSSNLTCLNKRNGKDKEQDFSLQSQTVFDQTNYGGCNQRKRGRETKDHHHHQVLSLPQQSHHQPPQVIDLSLLQHNFNHTPSSNMVHTGLRLSSGEDHTQKIRQNLFSGSFEDVLSAHYNWQSEELDELLRFQAEELRRTLAERRKKHYKALIGAVEETLVRKLREKEAEIERATRRHNELVARESQLRAEAEAWQGRAKAQEAAAASLQAQLHQAVNKCGGVSAEEGVVLGAGISGVDDAESAYVDPERMKRPSCKACQKMEATVVMLPCRHMSICPGCDRTALACPLCLTLRNSSVEAILC from the exons ATGGCTGTCCAAGCTCAACAACACCATTCCTCTAACCTTACCTGCCTTAACAAAag AAACGGGAAAGACAAGGAACAAGATTTCTCGTTGCAATCACAGACTGTTTTTGATCAAACCAATTATGGAG GTTGTAACCAGAGGAAAAGAGGGCGAGAAACgaaggatcatcatcatcatcaagtgtTGTCGTTACCTCAGCAGTCTCATCATCAGCCCCCACAAGTTATAGACTTGTCTTTATTACAACACAACTTCAATCATACGCCGTCTTCGAATATGGTTCATACAGGACTACGTTTATCTTCCGGCGAAGATCATACACAAAAGATTCGTCAGAATCTGTTCTCAGGTTCCTTTGAAGATGTTTTGTCTGCACATTACAATTGGCAGAGCGAGGAACTTGATGAATTGCTTCGTTTCCAG gcGGAGGAGCTACGGCGCACATTAGcggagaggaggaagaaacacTATAAAGCGCTTATCGGTGCTGTGGAGGAGACGTTGGTACGTAagctgagagagaaagaggcagagatagagagagccACGCGCCGTCACAATGAGCTCGTGGCGCGTGAATCGCAGCTTAGAGCGGAGGCGGAAGCTTGGCAAGGAAGAGCAAAGGCGCAGGAAGCCGCCGCCGCGTCGCTGCAGGCTCAGCTTCACCAAGCCGTTAACAAATGCGGTGGTGTGTCGGCGGAGGAAGGGGTAGTATTAGGAGCTGGAATCAGCGGAGTAGACGACGCTGAGTCGGCGTATGTTGATCCGGAGAGGATGAAACGGCCGAGCTGCAAAGCTTGCCAGAAAATGGAAGCGACGGTGGTGATGTTGCCGTGTCGGCATATGAGCATCTGCCCGGGATGTGACCGGACAGCTTTAGCCTGCCCGTTGTGTCTCACGTTGCGGAATTCGAGTGTTGAAGCGATCCTTTGCTAA